The following are from one region of the Sardina pilchardus chromosome 4, fSarPil1.1, whole genome shotgun sequence genome:
- the nr4a2a gene encoding nuclear receptor subfamily 4 group A member 2a, whose amino-acid sequence MPCVQAQYGSSPQGASPASQSYSYHTGGEYSCDFLTPEFVKFSMDLTNTEITATTSLPSFSTFMDNYNTGYDVKPPCLYQMPHAEQSSIKVEDVQMHSYHQQSHLAPQSEEMMAHSGPMYFKPSSPHAPTTPNFQVQPNHMWEDPGSLHSFHQNYVAASHMMDQRKNPVSRLSLFSFKQSPPGTPVSSCQMRFDGPLHVSMSHDSPGAHRGLDGQSFAVPSAIRKQAGLTFPHSLQLGHGHQLMDSQIPSPPSRGSPSNEGLCAVCGDNAACQHYGVRTCEGCKGFFKRTVQKNAKYVCLANKNCPVDKRRRNRCQYCRFQKCLVVGMVKEVVRTANLKGRRGRLPSKPKSPQDPSPPSPPVSLISALVRAHVDSNPSMSGLDYSRFQANPDYQMTGDDTQHIQQFYDLLTGSMEIIRGWAEKVPTFADLPKQDQDLLFESAFLELFVLRLAYRSNPAEGKLIFCNGVVLHRLQCVRGFGEWIDAIAEFSSNLQSMNIDISAFSCIAALAMVTERHGLKEPKRVEELQNKIVNCLKDQVTFNGGGLNRPNYLSKLLGKLPELRTLCTQGLQRIFYLKLEDLVPPPAIIDKLFLDTLPF is encoded by the exons ATGCCCTGCGTCCAAGCTCAGTATGGGTCATCACCTCAAGGAGCCAGCCCTGCTTCCCAAAGCTACAGCTACCACACAGGTGGAGAATACAGCTGCGACTTTCTCACGCCtgagtttgtaaagtttagtaTGGACTTGACCAACACTGAAATCACAGCCACCACCTCGCTTCCTAGTTTTAGCACATTCATGGACAACTACAACACCGGTTACGACGTAAAACCTCCCTGTCTGTATCAAATGCCCCACGCTGAACAGTCCTCTATCAAGGTGGAAGACGTTCAAATGCACAGCTACCATCAGCAGAGCCATTTGGCCCCGCAGTCCGAGGAGATGATGGCCCACTCTGGGCCCATGTACTTCAAGCCTTCCTCGCCACACGCTCCCACGACGCCAAACTTCCAGGTGCAGCCAAACCACATGTGGGAGGACCCCGGGTCCCTCCACAGCTTCCACCAGAACTATGTGGCGGCTTCGCACATGATGGACCAGCGTAAGAATCCGGTGTCTAGACTGTCCCTGTTCTCATTCAAGCAGTCCCCTCCCGGCACGCCTGTCTCGAGCTGTCAAATGCGCTTTGACGGTCCCCTCCACGTCTCCATGAGCCACGACAGCCCGGGAGCGCACCGGGGCTTAGACGGCCAAAGCTTCGCCGTCCCCAGTGCCATCAGGAAACAAGCCGGGCTAActttcccccactctctccagcTTGGCCATGGACACCAGCTGATGGACAGCCAAATCCCTTCCCCTCCATCCAGAGGATCGCCGTCTAATGAGGGTTTGTGCGCAGTCTGTGGAGATAACGCCGCTTGTCAGCATTATGGAGTTCGAACTTGCGAAGGCTGCAAAGGCTTCTTTAAG CGCACTGTTCAGAAGAATGCTAAATACGTCTGCTTAGCGAACAAAAACTGTCCTGTTGACAAGCGCCGGAGAAACAGATGCCAGTACTGCCGCTTCCAGAAGTGCCTTGTCGTCGGGATGGTGAAAgaag TTGTTCGGACAGCCAATCTAAAGGGACGAAGAGGCCGTCTACCTTCGAAACCCAAAAGTCCACAAGATCCATCACCCCCCTCTCCGCCCGTCAGTCTTATCAGCGCTCTGGTTCGGGCCCACGTTGACTCGAATCCCTCCATGTCTGGCCTGGACTATTCCAGG TTTCAAGCTAACCCTGACTACCAAATGACTGGAGACGACACTCAGCATATCCAGCAGTTCTATGATCTCCTGACGGGCTCCATGGAGATCATCCGCGGATGGGCCGAGAAGGTCCCCACGTTTGCTGATCTCCCCAAACAGGACCAGGACCTGCTCTTTGAATCAGCCTTCCTGGAACTTTTTGTTCTGCGCTTGGCGTACAG GTCCAACCCGGCGGAAGGCAAACTCATTTTCTGCAACGGAGTGGTTTTGCACAGGCTACAGTGCGTGCGCGGATTTGGAGAGTGGATTGACGCAATTGCGGAGTTCTCCTCGAACCTCCAGAGCATGAACATAGATATTTCAGCTTTCTCCTGCATTGCTGCACTCGCCATGGTAACAG AGAGGCACGGTCTTAAGGAGCCGAAGAGGGTGGAGGAACTGCAAAACAAGATAGTAAACTGTCTAAAAGACCAAGTTACTTTTAACGGCGGTGGTTTAAACCGTCCAAACTACTTGTCAAAACTTTTGGGAAAACTCCCGGAACTGCGCACGCTCTGCACACAAGGTCTGCAGCGCATCTTCTACTTAAAACTTGAAGACTTGGTCCCTCCGCCAGCAATAATTGACAAACTTTTCCTTGACACCCTACCCTTTTAA